A window of Deltaproteobacteria bacterium genomic DNA:
TCCCGCCCTGCACCCGTTGAATCTCGTACCGGACGGCGCCGATCGTCATGAAATATTTCCCGCCTTCGATGCTCAGCTTCGGAGCGTTCGCGCCGTAGGCGGAGAAATTCACGTTTCCCGCGAGGTCGAGGCCGTCCTTGAAATCGTTGACGCCGTTGCCGTCCGCGTCGTTGACGAACGCGGCGTCGCCGACCTCCGCGACCGTCTTCAGCGGCTTGTTGTGAAGCGTGTTCCCCCACTCGGCGTAGATGCCTGGATGGCAGGAGCCGCACGTTACGGATCCGACATAGCCGCTTGCCGCGGGGAGGACGGGATCGCCTTTCTGGACCAGGACCGGCGGCAGATCGCTCTGCCCTTCGCGGCTCCCCGAGGCGCCGCAACCGGCCAGGAGGGCCCCCGCGAGGACGAGCGCACCGATCCGGCGGAGATTAAAAGTCATGACAGACCTTGCACGACCGGCCGCCGCTCTTCGACCGGACGCGATCCGCCTTGAACTCCCTCGGGTGCGGGTTGATCCGCAAACCCGATCGCGCCGAGTGGCACGGCATGCACTGATCGCCGTCCGGGTGGCACGCCTGGCACGAGGCGAGGTTGCGCCTCGCCTCGGCGGCATGCTCGGCGGGGAGGAGGGTGATGTAGCTCTGCCCCGTGGAAGTCTTCCGGTGGGACTTGATCGTCAACTCGCTTTTCTTCTGCTTGCCGTGGCAGTCCTGGCAGAAGCGGGGCTCGTGGCACCGGGAGCATTGCTGCGGGGTCGAGGCCGCCTGGATCGGATGGATCGAGATCCAGTCGGTCCGGTGGTTCTCCGGGGCGATGTCGCGCTTCCACTGGCTGGCGGAAAGCGGCGCGCCGAGCCCCCCGCCCTTGTGGCAGTTCTGGCACCACGCCTGATCGTGGCAATGGGTGCAGTTGTTGTTCGGTCC
This region includes:
- a CDS encoding cytochrome C; the protein is MKKTVWPTLALLAVLLAAALVFAREDHRAYRDLKLPECAECHIGSGVIPNHGGGWLQEHRLLAGGPNNNCTHCHDQAWCQNCHKGGGLGAPLSASQWKRDIAPENHRTDWISIHPIQAASTPQQCSRCHEPRFCQDCHGKQKKSELTIKSHRKTSTGQSYITLLPAEHAAEARRNLASCQACHPDGDQCMPCHSARSGLRINPHPREFKADRVRSKSGGRSCKVCHDF